The following proteins come from a genomic window of Paraburkholderia sprentiae WSM5005:
- the cyoD gene encoding cytochrome o ubiquinol oxidase subunit IV has protein sequence MVHSHSTSTTASRGDVAGYITGFVLAVALTAGSFSIVTQRLLPSGSAIMALALLAFVQIVVHLVTFLHLDLSRGQRWNALALCYTALAALFLIFGTIWVMHNVSMNMMSR, from the coding sequence ATGGTCCATTCACACTCGACGTCCACGACCGCCTCGCGTGGTGACGTCGCCGGTTATATCACCGGTTTCGTGCTTGCCGTGGCGCTGACTGCTGGCTCATTCTCGATCGTCACGCAACGGTTGCTGCCGTCCGGTTCCGCGATTATGGCGCTCGCGTTGCTGGCGTTCGTGCAGATCGTCGTGCATCTGGTGACGTTCCTGCATCTCGACCTGTCGCGCGGCCAGCGCTGGAACGCGCTGGCGTTATGCTACACCGCGCTCGCCGCGCTGTTCCTGATCTTCGGCACGATCTGGGTAATGCACAATGTCAGCATGAACATGATGTCGCGCTGA
- a CDS encoding fatty acid desaturase yields MNSPNHPVPANEQLPHRKVIRSWLTPFAERRTAYALLLLVFDYVLLLCALAASVFAHRFMLKTVFGCMAGFVIGRLFVIGHDACHESLTRHRTLNRWLGRIAFLPSLTPYSLWQVGHNVVHHGYTNLKGVDFVWAPLTIQEYRALSGPRRALERMYRSGWAPGLYYMIEIWWTKMFFPSRAAMPTRRPVFFRDCTLVSVFALLWIGALAWIARATQRGVVPSIACGFGVPFLFWCAMVGFVVYAHHTHPQIRWYDDRAKWGRSDPFVSTTVHLTFRWRFGALFHHIMEHTAHHVDMSLPLYGLVGAQRTLEAMLPERIVVQRFSWRWYFDTARGCKLYDFSTDQWTDFAGRATYVPLKTR; encoded by the coding sequence ATGAACAGTCCGAATCACCCTGTTCCCGCCAATGAGCAATTGCCCCATCGCAAGGTCATCCGCTCGTGGCTGACACCGTTCGCCGAACGCCGCACCGCCTACGCGCTTCTGCTGCTCGTGTTCGACTACGTTTTGCTATTGTGTGCGCTCGCCGCGAGCGTGTTCGCGCACAGGTTCATGCTGAAGACCGTATTCGGATGCATGGCGGGCTTCGTCATCGGACGGCTCTTCGTCATCGGTCACGACGCATGTCATGAGAGCCTGACCCGGCACCGCACGCTTAACCGCTGGCTGGGCCGGATCGCCTTCCTGCCGTCGCTCACGCCTTACAGCCTGTGGCAAGTGGGTCACAACGTGGTGCATCACGGCTACACGAACCTGAAAGGCGTCGATTTTGTGTGGGCACCGCTGACGATCCAAGAATATCGCGCCTTGAGTGGGCCACGGCGCGCACTGGAACGTATGTATCGCAGCGGCTGGGCGCCCGGTCTCTACTACATGATCGAAATTTGGTGGACGAAGATGTTTTTCCCGTCGCGGGCCGCAATGCCGACGCGGCGCCCCGTGTTCTTCCGTGACTGCACGCTGGTATCGGTGTTCGCACTGCTGTGGATCGGCGCGCTCGCGTGGATCGCTCGCGCGACGCAGCGGGGGGTGGTCCCGTCAATCGCATGCGGGTTCGGGGTGCCGTTCCTGTTCTGGTGCGCGATGGTGGGTTTCGTCGTGTACGCGCACCACACGCATCCGCAAATCCGCTGGTACGACGATCGCGCGAAATGGGGGCGTTCGGATCCGTTCGTATCTACGACGGTGCACTTGACCTTTCGCTGGCGTTTTGGCGCGCTGTTTCATCACATCATGGAGCACACCGCGCATCACGTCGACATGAGTCTCCCTCTATACGGGCTCGTCGGTGCTCAGCGAACCCTCGAAGCGATGCTTCCGGAACGGATCGTCGTGCAGCGGTTTTCGTGGCGTTGGTACTTCGACACCGCACGAGGCTGCAAACTATACGATTTTTCGACTGATCAGTGGACCGATTTCGCTGGTCGCGCGACGTACGTTCCTCTTAAGACTCGCTAA
- the cyoC gene encoding cytochrome o ubiquinol oxidase subunit III: protein MTQPALLVYHGRSSADHGPTPTVFGFWLYLMTDCMLFASLFAVFAVMAHQFAGGASGRDLFDIPGVALETGALLLSSTTYGFAMLGAQRQGRGAVIGWLLVTFVLGALFLALELREFSHLVANGAGPSRSAFLSSFFTLVGTHGLHVTAGLVWMAVLVVHVVRSPELSGRDLTSLTCLSLFWHFLDIVWICVFSFVYLGSML from the coding sequence ATGACGCAACCTGCATTACTCGTCTATCACGGCAGGTCGAGCGCTGACCACGGCCCAACGCCCACCGTGTTCGGCTTCTGGCTGTACCTGATGACCGACTGCATGCTGTTCGCGTCGCTGTTCGCCGTGTTCGCCGTAATGGCGCACCAGTTCGCGGGTGGCGCGTCCGGACGGGACCTGTTCGACATCCCGGGTGTCGCACTTGAAACCGGCGCGCTGCTGCTGAGCAGCACCACCTACGGCTTCGCGATGCTCGGCGCGCAGCGCCAGGGGCGTGGTGCCGTGATCGGCTGGCTCCTCGTGACGTTCGTGCTTGGCGCGCTGTTCCTCGCGTTAGAGCTGCGCGAATTCTCGCACCTGGTCGCCAACGGTGCTGGGCCCAGTCGCAGCGCCTTCCTGTCGTCGTTCTTCACGCTGGTCGGCACCCACGGCCTGCACGTGACAGCGGGCCTCGTCTGGATGGCCGTGCTCGTCGTGCATGTCGTCCGCTCACCTGAACTGTCCGGTCGCGACCTCACGAGTCTGACATGCCTGAGCCTCTTCTGGCACTTCCTCGACATCGTGTGGATCTGCGTGTTTTCGTTTGTCTATCTCGGGAGCATGCTCTAA
- a CDS encoding group II truncated hemoglobin, with amino-acid sequence MDSPATQPSRPVPRETHFDRLGGETAVIRLVDAFYRHMDTRADAQRIRAMHHPDLSSTKAVLVLYLCEWLGADKQYSAPRGQPRLRRRHATFAIGTAERDAWLACMRAAFDETGVDPALRDELMQAFFKIADRMRNAQT; translated from the coding sequence ATGGACTCACCAGCCACCCAACCTTCTCGACCCGTGCCGCGCGAGACACACTTCGACCGTCTAGGCGGCGAGACCGCCGTCATCCGCCTGGTCGATGCGTTCTATCGGCACATGGATACGCGGGCCGACGCGCAGCGCATTCGGGCGATGCATCACCCGGACCTGTCTTCGACGAAGGCCGTGCTGGTGCTGTATCTGTGCGAATGGCTCGGCGCCGACAAGCAGTACTCGGCACCGCGCGGCCAACCACGGCTGCGCAGGCGTCATGCCACATTCGCGATCGGCACCGCCGAACGGGATGCGTGGCTAGCTTGCATGCGCGCCGCGTTCGACGAGACGGGTGTCGATCCGGCGCTGCGCGACGAACTGATGCAGGCCTTTTTCAAAATCGCCGACCGGATGCGAAATGCGCAGACGTGA
- the nifH gene encoding nitrogenase iron protein, producing the protein MSKLRQIAFYGKGGIGKSTTSQNTLAALTELGQKILIVGCDPKADSTRLILHAKAQDTILSLAAEAGSVEDLELEDVMKIGYRNIRCVESGGPEPGVGCAGRGVITSINFLEENGAYDGVDYVSYDVLGDVVCGGFAMPIRENKAQEIYIVMSGEMMAMYAANNISKGILKYANSGGVRIGGLVCNERQTDKELELAEALAKMLGSKLIHFVPRDNIVQHAELRRMTVIEFAPESKQAEEYRQLATKVHNNAGNGTIPTPITMDQLEDLLMEHGIMTSIDESQVGKPAAELIA; encoded by the coding sequence ATGTCTAAGCTTCGGCAAATCGCTTTCTACGGTAAGGGCGGTATCGGCAAGTCGACCACCTCGCAGAACACCCTGGCAGCCCTGACTGAACTCGGGCAGAAGATCCTGATCGTCGGCTGCGATCCCAAGGCGGACTCTACCCGCCTGATCCTGCATGCAAAGGCACAGGACACCATTCTGTCGCTAGCGGCCGAAGCCGGCTCGGTGGAGGACCTCGAACTCGAGGACGTGATGAAGATCGGTTACCGCAACATCCGTTGCGTGGAGTCCGGCGGTCCGGAACCGGGCGTCGGCTGCGCGGGCCGTGGCGTCATCACGTCGATCAACTTCCTCGAAGAAAACGGCGCCTATGACGGCGTGGACTACGTGTCGTACGACGTGCTCGGCGACGTGGTGTGCGGCGGTTTCGCAATGCCGATTCGTGAGAACAAGGCGCAGGAAATCTACATTGTGATGTCGGGCGAAATGATGGCCATGTATGCGGCCAACAACATTTCAAAGGGCATTCTGAAGTACGCGAACAGCGGCGGTGTGCGGATCGGCGGGCTCGTGTGCAACGAGCGTCAGACCGACAAGGAACTCGAACTCGCCGAAGCGCTGGCGAAGATGCTCGGTTCGAAGCTGATCCACTTCGTGCCGCGCGATAACATCGTGCAGCACGCCGAGCTGCGCCGCATGACGGTGATCGAGTTCGCGCCCGAATCCAAACAGGCGGAAGAGTATCGCCAGCTCGCCACCAAGGTGCACAACAACGCGGGCAACGGCACGATCCCGACGCCGATCACGATGGATCAACTGGAAGACCTGTTAATGGAGCACGGGATCATGACGTCCATCGACGAATCGCAAGTCGGCAAGCCTGCAGCCGAACTGATCGCCTAA
- a CDS encoding ankyrin repeat domain-containing protein, whose translation MHTDTAFVVRERLASRVVRNADAQLETIAPAALSTWLEYHGFPDPHSRCVNGETPLMRAAQHGEDAVVEALLELGARADALDDDGNHALWFACLHGGPATILRLIDAGAPIDYVNDEDITCLMQAAASGRLDVLHTLLAHGANAELCAPDGRSALDMAADLGLQLLLAFG comes from the coding sequence ATGCACACCGACACTGCTTTCGTCGTCCGCGAACGCCTGGCCTCACGCGTTGTCCGGAACGCCGATGCACAACTCGAAACGATCGCGCCCGCCGCACTTTCCACTTGGCTGGAGTACCACGGCTTCCCTGATCCGCATTCGCGCTGCGTGAACGGCGAAACCCCGTTGATGCGCGCCGCGCAGCATGGCGAGGACGCGGTCGTCGAAGCGTTGCTCGAACTCGGCGCACGCGCCGACGCGCTCGATGACGACGGCAACCATGCGCTCTGGTTCGCGTGCCTGCACGGCGGCCCCGCGACCATCCTGCGGCTGATCGACGCCGGCGCGCCGATCGACTATGTGAACGACGAAGACATCACATGCCTGATGCAGGCAGCCGCGAGCGGTCGCCTCGACGTCCTGCACACGCTGCTTGCGCATGGGGCGAACGCAGAACTGTGCGCACCGGATGGCCGCAGCGCGCTCGACATGGCAGCCGACCTCGGGCTGCAACTGCTGCTTGCTTTCGGATGA
- the cyoB gene encoding cytochrome o ubiquinol oxidase subunit I, with amino-acid sequence MFGKLTPGAIPFDQPIIMGAAAFMALIVLAVIATLTKLCRWKWLWTEWLTSVDHKKIGIMYIIVAVLMLVRGFVDAVMMRLQLAIAFHGPGYLPPHHYDQIFTAHGVIMIFFMAMALMVGLFNLVVPLQIGARDVAFPFLNSLSFWMTAISAILINLSLVVGEFAQVGWLAYPPLSELQFSPGVGVDYYIWSLQLSGVGTLITAINFFVTIVKLRAPGMTLMKMPVFTWTALCSNVLIMATFPILTVTLALLGLDRYAGMHFFTNELGGNAMLYLNLIWAWGHPEVYILVLPAFGIYSEVIATFAKKPLFGYRTMVYASCAITVLAFLVWAHHFFTMGSGADVNAFFGIMTMVIAIPTGVKIFNWLFTMYRGRIEFTAPVLWTIGFMVTFTIGGMTGVMMAIPGVDFVLHNSLFLIAHFHNAIIGGVVFGYLAGFHYWFPKAFGFRLNEKLGKRAFWCWFVGFYVSFVPLYVLGFMGMTRRLNHYDNPAWHPWLFVAACGVALIALGVVHQIAQVAVSVIHRNEPEYGDLTGDPWNGRTLEWATASPPAVYNFARIPVVHQLDAFAHMKESGAANAALAHYEDIHLPSNTADGFLIGAFSLVLGFAGVWHITWLAVLAFVAIVAALIARSFRDDHGYVIPASRVREIEARRGSAPTPADLELPESAET; translated from the coding sequence ATGTTTGGAAAACTCACGCCCGGCGCGATCCCGTTCGATCAGCCGATCATCATGGGCGCGGCCGCGTTCATGGCGCTCATCGTGCTGGCGGTGATCGCCACGCTCACGAAGCTCTGCCGCTGGAAGTGGCTCTGGACCGAGTGGCTGACAAGCGTCGATCACAAGAAGATTGGCATCATGTACATCATCGTCGCGGTGCTGATGCTCGTGCGCGGTTTTGTCGACGCCGTAATGATGCGGCTTCAGCTCGCGATCGCGTTTCACGGCCCCGGTTACCTGCCGCCGCACCACTACGACCAGATATTCACCGCGCACGGTGTCATCATGATCTTTTTCATGGCGATGGCGCTGATGGTCGGCCTCTTCAATCTTGTCGTGCCGCTGCAGATCGGCGCGCGCGACGTCGCCTTCCCATTCCTGAATTCGCTGAGCTTCTGGATGACGGCGATCAGCGCGATCCTGATCAATCTGTCGCTCGTGGTCGGCGAGTTCGCGCAGGTCGGCTGGCTCGCGTATCCACCGCTGTCGGAGCTGCAGTTTAGTCCCGGCGTCGGGGTCGACTACTACATCTGGAGTCTGCAGCTCTCTGGCGTCGGTACGCTGATTACCGCGATCAACTTCTTCGTGACGATAGTGAAGCTGCGCGCGCCCGGCATGACGCTGATGAAGATGCCGGTGTTCACGTGGACCGCGCTGTGCTCGAACGTGCTGATCATGGCAACGTTCCCGATCCTGACCGTGACGCTCGCACTGCTCGGCCTCGACCGCTACGCAGGCATGCACTTTTTCACAAATGAGCTCGGCGGCAACGCGATGCTGTACTTGAACCTGATCTGGGCGTGGGGCCACCCGGAGGTGTACATCCTCGTGCTGCCCGCGTTCGGCATCTATTCGGAAGTGATCGCGACCTTCGCGAAGAAACCGCTGTTTGGCTACAGAACGATGGTCTACGCGTCGTGCGCGATCACGGTGCTCGCATTCCTCGTGTGGGCGCACCACTTCTTCACGATGGGTTCCGGCGCGGACGTTAACGCGTTCTTCGGCATTATGACGATGGTCATCGCGATCCCCACCGGCGTGAAAATCTTCAACTGGCTGTTCACGATGTACCGCGGTCGCATCGAGTTCACCGCACCCGTGCTGTGGACGATCGGCTTCATGGTCACGTTCACGATCGGCGGCATGACGGGCGTGATGATGGCGATCCCGGGCGTGGACTTCGTGCTGCACAACAGCCTGTTCCTGATCGCGCACTTTCACAACGCGATCATAGGCGGCGTCGTGTTCGGCTATCTCGCGGGCTTCCATTACTGGTTCCCGAAGGCGTTCGGCTTCAGGCTTAACGAGAAGCTCGGCAAGCGGGCGTTCTGGTGCTGGTTCGTCGGCTTCTACGTGTCGTTCGTGCCGCTCTACGTGCTCGGCTTCATGGGCATGACCCGGCGCCTGAATCACTACGACAACCCGGCCTGGCATCCCTGGCTGTTCGTCGCCGCATGCGGCGTGGCGCTGATCGCACTCGGTGTCGTGCACCAGATCGCCCAGGTCGCCGTGAGCGTGATCCATCGCAACGAGCCGGAATACGGCGACCTGACGGGCGACCCGTGGAACGGCCGCACGCTCGAATGGGCCACCGCGTCGCCGCCCGCTGTCTACAACTTCGCGCGCATACCGGTCGTCCACCAGCTCGACGCGTTCGCGCACATGAAGGAAAGCGGCGCAGCAAATGCCGCACTGGCGCATTACGAGGACATCCACCTACCGTCGAACACCGCGGACGGGTTCCTGATCGGCGCATTCAGCCTTGTGCTCGGCTTCGCTGGCGTCTGGCACATCACGTGGCTCGCCGTGCTGGCCTTCGTCGCGATCGTCGCCGCGCTGATCGCGCGTAGCTTCCGCGACGACCATGGCTACGTGATTCCGGCCTCGCGCGTGCGCGAAATCGAAGCACGACGCGGCAGCGCACCCACCCCGGCCGACCTTGAATTACCCGAATCCGCGGAGACCTGA